In Leeia aquatica, a single window of DNA contains:
- a CDS encoding type II secretion system F family protein — translation MWFKVRVVDNGQITDQRVQAADASALANLPELSGKVIVSFTPEGKSRLSWSWGDRFPAVSFLQELASLLRAGLGLVESLQVLLRKEQRETSQRVLSQLLDAIRAGHTFSAALAQHPAMFDDVLVATIRASETSGNLLPATERYLQYRREMDQVKRKLMSTLLYPITLSIVGMAVMVFLLMYVVPRFSLIFEDIRRDLPLFSRLLMHLGGWINTYQRSLLIALALLVSAMTFMAATPQGRRWLLAPLLLIPAFARRQRYFALSRLYRSLALLLGSGIALLQSLNMVRGGVAARFDRQLAACAVKLQEGYGIAHSFNEQGLATEVAASLLAIGEQSGDLSACFHRIADFHDEDNERWLERFSRLFEPLLMLGIGIGVGGVVVLMYMPIFELASALQ, via the coding sequence ATGTGGTTCAAAGTACGCGTGGTCGACAATGGCCAGATCACTGATCAGCGGGTACAAGCCGCTGATGCCTCGGCGCTGGCAAACTTGCCAGAGCTAAGCGGGAAGGTCATCGTGTCCTTTACCCCTGAGGGCAAATCACGATTGAGCTGGTCGTGGGGAGATCGCTTTCCTGCTGTATCTTTTCTGCAGGAGTTGGCTTCTCTGCTGCGTGCGGGCCTTGGTCTGGTCGAATCCTTGCAGGTGTTGTTACGCAAGGAACAACGTGAAACGTCGCAGCGGGTACTGTCGCAGCTATTGGATGCCATCCGCGCCGGGCACACCTTCTCTGCTGCCCTTGCCCAGCACCCCGCCATGTTTGATGATGTGCTGGTCGCCACGATTCGAGCCAGTGAAACCAGCGGCAACCTGCTGCCAGCGACAGAGCGTTATCTGCAGTATCGGCGGGAAATGGACCAGGTCAAGCGCAAGTTGATGTCCACCCTGCTCTACCCGATTACGCTGAGCATCGTTGGCATGGCTGTGATGGTCTTCCTGCTGATGTATGTGGTTCCTCGCTTTAGCCTGATTTTTGAAGACATTCGGCGAGACCTTCCTCTGTTCTCACGCCTTTTGATGCACTTGGGTGGTTGGATCAATACCTACCAGCGGTCTTTACTCATCGCATTGGCCCTGCTGGTTTCGGCCATGACATTCATGGCAGCGACTCCACAGGGACGGCGCTGGCTGCTTGCCCCTTTGCTCTTGATACCGGCTTTTGCCCGTCGGCAACGATACTTTGCCCTGTCGCGACTCTACCGCTCCTTAGCCTTGTTGTTGGGAAGTGGTATAGCACTGCTACAGTCCCTGAACATGGTACGTGGGGGTGTCGCTGCTCGATTTGATCGTCAGCTGGCGGCCTGCGCTGTCAAGCTGCAGGAAGGTTATGGGATTGCCCATAGCTTTAATGAACAAGGGCTTGCAACGGAGGTCGCCGCAAGTTTGTTGGCAATCGGTGAGCAAAGCGGTGACCTTTCTGCCTGCTTTCATCGGATAGCGGACTTTCATGACGAAGACAATGAACGCTGGCTGGAACGCTTCTCCAGACTCTTTGAGCCACTTTTGATGCTGGGCATCGGTATCGGGGTGGGGGGGGTCGTGGTTTTGATGTATATGCCGATCTTTGAGCTAGCGAGTGCATTGCAATGA
- a CDS encoding GspE/PulE family protein codes for MSKHWLEQAHQKQHAAGLSLLQAYAELHAHSDITVALPRLAKEFGLGHIADTELPFIHWLDDHVAGGRLGQYQGQIRILLCDPTDPATLRWAAARQARYGQPLLVSQIVQGMLPQSAPPLAVHPASSGTSPAITILDNALADALRDGASDLHLETRSSGLVIKLRLDGVLIELSKHDGTPVAEQVISRLKVLAELDIAERRVPQDGRFRAAPLGRAIDFRVSIMPSIHGEDAVIRVLDKRALETGSQGLTLASLGFSEDVVSAVREAARLPHGMLLVTGPTGSGKTTTLYAAINEVYTGLDKIITIEDPIEYELDGVLQIPVNEKKGLTFARGLRSILRHDPDTILVGEIRDPETAEISIQSALTGHLVYTTVHANNAFDVLARFFHMGVDPYSFVSAVNTVLAQRLLRINCSQCRETVALDQQQQHRLGTKIASMQRGRGCAACRHTGYAGRKAIGEVLVLNDDIREHILARGSVSQLKRLAQQAGTRPMRDAALDLLHAGWTTAEEVLRVTAQG; via the coding sequence ATGAGCAAGCACTGGTTGGAGCAGGCTCATCAAAAGCAACATGCTGCGGGACTCAGCCTGTTGCAGGCCTATGCCGAGCTTCACGCGCACTCGGATATCACCGTGGCACTACCTCGGTTGGCTAAAGAGTTCGGCTTGGGCCATATTGCCGATACAGAGCTACCTTTCATCCACTGGCTGGATGATCACGTCGCAGGCGGTCGGTTAGGGCAATATCAAGGGCAAATACGCATCTTGCTCTGCGACCCTACCGACCCGGCCACCTTACGTTGGGCTGCTGCGAGACAGGCTCGCTATGGCCAACCGTTGCTGGTCAGTCAGATTGTGCAAGGCATGTTGCCGCAGTCTGCGCCGCCATTAGCAGTTCATCCGGCCAGTTCCGGCACCTCGCCCGCCATTACCATTCTGGACAATGCACTGGCAGATGCCTTACGCGACGGGGCCAGCGATTTACACCTGGAAACGCGTTCCAGTGGTTTGGTCATCAAGTTACGGCTGGATGGTGTGCTGATTGAGCTCAGCAAGCACGATGGAACACCCGTGGCCGAACAAGTTATCTCCAGGCTGAAAGTACTGGCTGAGCTGGATATAGCGGAGCGGCGTGTCCCTCAAGACGGTCGTTTCCGCGCAGCGCCACTGGGTCGTGCCATTGATTTCCGTGTCTCCATCATGCCTAGTATCCATGGTGAGGATGCGGTCATCCGGGTGCTGGACAAACGCGCACTGGAAACCGGAAGCCAAGGGCTGACGCTGGCCTCACTTGGGTTTTCAGAGGATGTGGTCTCGGCTGTGCGCGAAGCAGCACGACTCCCTCATGGCATGCTGTTGGTCACCGGGCCTACCGGGAGTGGCAAAACCACTACCCTGTATGCGGCGATCAATGAAGTATACACCGGGCTCGACAAGATCATCACCATTGAAGACCCTATCGAGTATGAGCTGGATGGTGTACTGCAAATCCCGGTGAATGAAAAAAAAGGGTTAACTTTCGCCCGGGGGCTGCGTTCCATTCTGAGGCATGACCCCGATACCATTCTGGTGGGTGAAATTCGCGATCCGGAAACTGCAGAAATCTCCATCCAGTCTGCCTTGACCGGGCATCTGGTGTACACCACTGTGCATGCCAACAATGCCTTTGATGTGCTGGCACGCTTTTTCCATATGGGGGTGGATCCCTATAGCTTTGTCTCAGCAGTCAATACCGTGCTGGCACAACGGCTGTTGCGCATCAACTGCAGCCAATGCCGGGAAACGGTGGCACTGGATCAACAGCAACAACACAGGCTCGGCACAAAAATCGCCAGCATGCAACGTGGCCGAGGCTGCGCGGCGTGTCGTCATACCGGCTATGCCGGCCGTAAGGCCATTGGTGAAGTACTGGTGCTGAATGACGACATTCGTGAGCATATTCTGGCGCGTGGCTCCGTCAGTCAGCTGAAGCGGCTGGCGCAACAAGCAGGAACTCGCCCCATGCGGGATGCCGCACTGGATCTGTTGCATGCCGGCTGGACCACTGCAGAAGAGGTACTTCGTGTCACAGCCCAAGGTTAA
- a CDS encoding PilN domain-containing protein, whose product MGRPPRIQLQHRPASRLPQVLLAILVLLNTLLIGLALQQWQARQQAATPIAQRPAPHTPQMRPVPEGFREQVEATQKVINQLGTPWGAVLHAISQAGNNKTTVDQMVLNTASRQVQLSGRSADQVSLLNLLQKLKQQPALRRVTLRSHSQMATDQGINLLQFDIEVSW is encoded by the coding sequence ATGGGTCGCCCGCCACGCATTCAATTGCAGCATCGCCCCGCTTCGCGCTTGCCCCAAGTGCTGCTGGCCATATTGGTTTTGTTGAATACGCTGCTGATCGGGCTTGCCTTGCAGCAGTGGCAAGCTCGACAACAAGCGGCGACACCCATCGCTCAACGCCCCGCTCCTCATACCCCTCAAATGAGACCGGTACCCGAGGGCTTTCGCGAGCAAGTCGAAGCCACCCAAAAAGTCATCAACCAATTGGGCACGCCTTGGGGGGCGGTATTGCATGCCATTAGTCAGGCTGGGAATAACAAAACCACGGTTGACCAGATGGTACTCAACACAGCCTCACGACAAGTCCAGCTGAGTGGCCGCTCGGCGGACCAAGTATCTTTGCTGAACCTGCTGCAAAAGCTGAAGCAGCAACCAGCTCTGCGGCGGGTGACGTTACGCTCACACAGCCAGATGGCAACCGATCAAGGCATTAACCTGCTTCAATTCGACATTGAGGTGAGCTGGTGA
- a CDS encoding secretin N-terminal domain-containing protein, with the protein MLLLLAGCAGSSEHSNGLSQMQAGNAEAGLQQLARAVELDPDNAQYRADYRRQRELFIQRQWVEADRLRQQGNWDAARQTLQRLLTIDPDNLRAKDTLRNLNDEQALREQLQDVATLIGDKKLSEARGRLQPLRQRYPGNRDIERQWRKLDELQPPALLPPALQTALAKPISLEFRDVPVRQVFEILARNANLNFIFDRDVRSDLRTTLMLKNVRIEDVLRLVLTTSQLERKVLSDNMLLIYPRTPEKQREYEDLVSRTFYLNTASAKDTAALIKSFSKTQAIYVDERNNALTIRDTPEALQYIEKLVTSQDQANPEVMLDVEILEVSSNLMDEIGIRYPGSASFSIQGAAGTPGTVTMKEWHNRSSSLVSINIGNPALLLNLKEEAGRANLLANPRIRVKNREKAKIHIGDKVPLITSNITANSTISESVSYIDVGLKLDVEPTVRPLEDVEIKVGLEVSNLVDKTTTANGTLAYRIGTRNTSTVLTLQDGETQVLAGLISDQDRNSVTGLPGLGRLPLLGRLFSSHKDESSRTEIVMLITPHILRNINPEASTTQFLSGTESKPGAEPLQLKSRSTLTPASGSESSPPGSNPAGNTNPESELDLQQPAAITLSAPLFTKVGEELLIQLNLSKPQTIKGFLTQLNFDPFRFEPISVDIPPALQAKLAENGLHNGMDAQQGRVSLATEWKSELPAGPLLLVKLKTKPGAPGSTTLMLGGITAQDGKGQPLPLEPAVPLRITITP; encoded by the coding sequence ATGCTGCTACTCTTGGCAGGCTGTGCGGGTAGCAGTGAGCACAGCAATGGCCTGAGCCAGATGCAGGCAGGCAATGCCGAGGCCGGGCTGCAACAGCTCGCCCGCGCGGTCGAGCTGGACCCGGATAACGCCCAATATCGCGCCGATTATCGTCGCCAACGCGAGCTCTTCATCCAGAGGCAATGGGTAGAGGCAGATCGTTTGCGTCAGCAAGGTAACTGGGATGCCGCCCGTCAGACACTGCAACGCCTGTTGACCATCGACCCCGACAACCTTCGTGCAAAGGACACCTTACGCAACCTGAACGACGAGCAGGCCCTGCGTGAGCAACTACAAGATGTCGCCACCCTGATCGGTGACAAGAAACTCAGCGAAGCGCGGGGACGGCTGCAGCCACTGCGCCAACGCTACCCCGGCAACCGGGATATCGAGCGGCAGTGGCGTAAACTGGATGAACTGCAGCCCCCTGCCCTGCTGCCACCCGCATTGCAAACGGCACTCGCCAAACCCATCTCGCTAGAATTCCGTGATGTCCCCGTGCGTCAGGTATTTGAAATACTGGCACGAAATGCCAACCTGAACTTCATCTTCGACCGCGATGTGCGTTCTGACCTGCGCACCACCCTGATGCTGAAGAATGTACGCATCGAAGACGTTCTCCGACTGGTGCTCACCACCAGCCAGCTGGAGCGCAAGGTTCTGAGCGACAACATGCTGCTGATCTATCCGCGCACGCCGGAAAAGCAGCGCGAGTATGAGGACTTGGTCAGCCGCACCTTCTACCTCAATACTGCATCCGCCAAGGATACAGCGGCACTGATCAAAAGCTTCAGCAAGACCCAGGCCATCTATGTCGACGAGCGCAACAATGCACTGACCATCCGGGATACCCCGGAAGCCCTGCAATACATCGAAAAACTGGTTACCTCACAAGATCAAGCCAACCCGGAAGTGATGCTGGATGTCGAGATTCTGGAGGTGAGCAGCAATCTGATGGACGAAATCGGTATCCGTTACCCCGGTAGCGCCAGTTTTTCCATTCAGGGTGCCGCCGGTACGCCCGGCACCGTCACCATGAAAGAATGGCACAACCGCAGCTCCAGTCTGGTCAGCATAAACATAGGGAACCCTGCGCTGCTGCTGAATCTGAAAGAAGAAGCCGGCCGAGCCAACCTGCTGGCCAACCCACGCATCCGCGTCAAGAATCGGGAAAAAGCCAAAATTCACATTGGTGACAAAGTACCGCTTATTACCAGCAACATCACGGCCAACAGTACCATTAGCGAATCGGTGAGCTACATCGACGTCGGCCTGAAACTGGATGTCGAGCCCACAGTTCGCCCCTTGGAGGATGTGGAAATCAAGGTCGGGCTGGAAGTCAGCAATCTGGTCGATAAAACCACCACGGCAAACGGCACGCTGGCGTACCGCATTGGCACGCGCAACACCAGCACCGTTCTTACCCTGCAAGACGGTGAAACCCAGGTGCTTGCGGGTCTGATCAGCGATCAGGACCGTAACAGTGTCACAGGCTTGCCGGGGCTGGGTCGGCTCCCTTTGCTAGGTCGCCTGTTCTCCAGCCACAAGGACGAGAGCAGCCGCACCGAGATTGTCATGTTGATTACTCCGCATATTCTGCGCAATATCAACCCGGAAGCCAGTACCACCCAATTCCTCAGCGGCACGGAAAGCAAGCCGGGCGCGGAACCGCTGCAGCTCAAGTCGCGCAGCACCCTAACGCCAGCCAGTGGCTCAGAGAGTAGCCCACCGGGCAGCAATCCTGCAGGGAATACCAATCCGGAGAGCGAGCTCGATCTGCAACAGCCGGCAGCCATCACCCTCAGTGCGCCACTGTTCACCAAGGTGGGAGAAGAGCTGCTGATTCAACTCAACCTCTCCAAACCACAAACCATCAAGGGCTTCCTGACCCAGCTCAACTTCGACCCCTTCCGCTTTGAGCCTATCAGCGTAGACATCCCGCCCGCCTTGCAAGCCAAGCTGGCGGAAAATGGCCTCCACAATGGTATGGATGCTCAACAAGGTCGCGTGAGCCTTGCCACAGAATGGAAAAGTGAGCTGCCTGCTGGCCCGCTACTGCTGGTCAAGCTTAAAACCAAGCCCGGCGCCCCCGGCAGCACCACCCTGATGCTGGGGGGGATTACTGCGCAAGATGGCAAAGGTCAGCCCCTGCCCTTGGAGCCCGCCGTGCCGCTACGGATTACCATCACGCCATGA
- a CDS encoding type II secretion system protein — protein MKQHRGFTLIELLVTIAIISVLASLAMPLAELASRRNKEQELKLALHQLRTALDAYKQATDEGRIAKSAADSGYPPSLSVLVQGIPDAKDPKGGLIYLLRRLPRDPFADDQLAAADTWRLRSYASPPDNPQPGADVFDIYSKDNGTALDGSHYRDW, from the coding sequence ATGAAGCAGCATCGCGGCTTCACCTTGATCGAGCTGCTGGTCACCATTGCCATCATTTCGGTGTTGGCCAGTCTGGCCATGCCCTTGGCCGAACTGGCCAGCCGTCGCAACAAGGAGCAGGAGCTCAAGCTGGCCCTTCATCAGCTACGCACCGCACTGGATGCCTACAAGCAAGCCACCGATGAAGGTCGCATCGCCAAATCCGCTGCCGACAGTGGCTACCCGCCCAGCCTCTCGGTATTGGTGCAAGGCATTCCGGATGCCAAAGACCCCAAAGGTGGCCTGATTTACCTGCTGCGCCGCCTGCCGCGAGACCCCTTTGCGGACGATCAGCTCGCTGCGGCAGATACTTGGAGGCTACGCAGTTACGCCAGCCCACCCGACAACCCGCAACCAGGTGCAGACGTATTCGATATCTACTCCAAAGACAACGGCACAGCGCTGGACGGGAGCCACTATCGTGACTGGTAA
- a CDS encoding type II secretion system protein, with product MTGKRGFTLIELLVALAIVGLLLAIVAPRYFGALGKSEETVLRSNLALTRNAIDQFHADKGRYPASLQELVDLHYLRSLPMDPILKRDDAWQMVTDSNGQLRDLHSAATTQANDGTRYNTW from the coding sequence GTGACTGGTAAGCGCGGCTTCACCCTCATTGAGCTACTGGTCGCGTTGGCTATCGTCGGCCTGTTGCTGGCCATCGTCGCCCCCCGCTACTTTGGTGCACTCGGCAAGAGCGAAGAAACCGTACTACGGAGCAATCTTGCCCTCACCCGCAACGCCATCGACCAGTTCCATGCGGACAAAGGTCGTTACCCCGCCAGCCTGCAAGAACTGGTTGACCTGCACTACCTGCGCAGCCTGCCGATGGACCCCATTTTGAAGCGGGACGACGCCTGGCAGATGGTCACCGACAGTAACGGCCAACTGCGAGACCTGCACAGCGCGGCCACCACCCAGGCCAACGACGGCACTCGGTACAATACATGGTAA
- a CDS encoding type II secretion system protein, which yields MVRRAPQQRGFTYLLLLLSVALIGTLLATTGRYWAFQQQRSKELELLRAGLAIRQAIQRYYESSPGSVKRYPARLEDLLEDRRFLAIRRHLRRIPVDPFTGQADWVLLTAPEGGIQGVHSLSDQESIKQAEFPEGVWLENGTHYSGWVFAWRAK from the coding sequence ATGGTAAGGCGGGCACCACAGCAGCGAGGCTTCACCTACCTGCTGCTCCTGCTCTCCGTCGCCCTCATCGGCACCCTGCTGGCCACCACCGGCCGCTACTGGGCCTTCCAGCAGCAGCGCAGCAAAGAGCTTGAGCTGTTGCGTGCCGGGCTGGCCATCCGCCAAGCCATTCAGCGTTACTATGAAAGCTCTCCCGGCAGCGTCAAGCGCTACCCGGCACGGCTGGAAGACCTGCTGGAAGACCGCCGCTTCCTCGCCATCCGCCGCCACCTGCGCCGCATCCCGGTTGACCCGTTTACCGGCCAGGCAGACTGGGTATTACTCACCGCACCCGAAGGCGGCATCCAAGGCGTCCACAGCCTATCTGACCAGGAGTCCATCAAACAGGCAGAGTTCCCGGAAGGTGTCTGGCTGGAAAATGGTACGCACTACTCAGGCTGGGTGTTTGCCTGGAGAGCCAAGTAG
- a CDS encoding DUF6531 domain-containing protein, which produces MCGSDVPFSLAARTLNGIQQRSTRHEYRDPPATGGRYYVWNVAWESCDVPDLKDTDLAKEKEPDNQCRADGNPIQYTNGRKFQNEVDYVSASPSRLTFVRVYNSQSVNYFEVHPLLTSLGNYWTHNHNYRLTLAADNVTLRVLRPDGRTLHFKPGTGAFWISDNNINDKVEKLADGWRYVQPDGTVELYNTAGLLQSRTFASGIRYDYGYDANSRLSSVADAFGHHLGLAYNDQGQISELTDPAGQRISYTYDDLGNLQKVTWPDTKVRQYGYTMSIPRDGAKSGLLTDLTDENGVKFAHWAYNDRALAISSEHAGGVDKFSFKYTLDANGKVTAVDITTPLNAIKKYQFISPAGINEIQSETHPLDVTKARTNTYDANGNLSQFTDFNGSKTVYSYDLTRNLPTKRVEASGTALARTFTTQWHASLALPLKEAGPLLITSYGYDAQGNLLSRSEQATTDANGSKGFAATVSGTARTWTYTWNSFGQLLTEDGPRTDVSDVTSYAYDAQGNLLSVTDAAGLVTQYGDYDAHGRAQKITAPNGKVTLLSYHPRGWLLKRDDAGLITEFAYDGVGQLKQIRRADGKVLDYQYDDAHRLMKVSDNHGNQIRYQRDNAGNVLLEEHSDSSGQLASLRLQLEPAQQLLSAAPNMPTGRSCSAL; this is translated from the coding sequence ATGTGCGGATCAGACGTCCCATTTTCACTTGCTGCACGGACATTGAATGGCATTCAGCAGCGCAGCACCCGGCATGAGTACCGTGATCCGCCAGCAACCGGGGGAAGATATTATGTATGGAATGTTGCTTGGGAATCCTGCGACGTGCCAGATCTCAAGGATACCGATTTAGCCAAGGAGAAAGAGCCTGACAATCAGTGCCGTGCTGATGGGAACCCCATTCAGTACACAAATGGGCGAAAATTCCAGAACGAAGTAGACTATGTTTCTGCATCACCTTCCAGGCTAACGTTCGTCCGTGTCTATAACAGTCAGTCGGTGAATTACTTCGAGGTTCACCCGCTGCTGACCAGCCTAGGCAATTATTGGACCCACAACCACAACTACCGTCTAACCCTCGCTGCGGATAATGTCACCCTGAGAGTACTTCGTCCCGATGGACGTACCCTGCACTTCAAACCGGGGACGGGCGCGTTTTGGATCAGCGACAACAACATCAACGACAAGGTGGAGAAGCTGGCAGATGGCTGGCGCTATGTGCAGCCCGATGGCACGGTGGAGTTGTACAACACCGCCGGTCTGCTGCAGTCGCGCACCTTTGCCTCAGGTATCCGTTATGACTATGGCTATGATGCCAACAGCCGTTTGAGCTCAGTAGCCGATGCTTTTGGACATCACCTAGGCCTTGCTTATAATGACCAGGGGCAGATCAGCGAGCTGACTGACCCGGCTGGGCAGAGGATCAGTTATACCTATGATGATCTGGGTAACCTGCAAAAAGTAACGTGGCCGGATACCAAGGTACGTCAATATGGCTATACCATGTCTATCCCCAGAGATGGCGCCAAATCCGGTTTGTTGACAGATCTTACCGATGAGAATGGCGTCAAATTTGCGCACTGGGCCTATAACGACAGAGCGCTGGCGATTAGCTCTGAGCACGCAGGTGGTGTCGACAAGTTTAGCTTCAAGTACACGCTAGATGCCAATGGCAAAGTGACTGCCGTGGATATCACCACCCCGCTCAACGCCATCAAAAAGTATCAGTTCATATCGCCAGCTGGCATCAATGAGATCCAGAGTGAAACGCATCCGCTGGATGTCACCAAGGCTCGCACCAACACCTACGATGCCAACGGTAACCTGTCGCAGTTCACCGATTTCAATGGCAGCAAGACGGTGTATAGCTATGACTTGACGCGTAATCTGCCGACCAAGCGGGTGGAGGCCAGTGGTACCGCCCTGGCCCGTACCTTCACGACGCAGTGGCATGCCAGCCTGGCCTTGCCGTTGAAGGAGGCCGGGCCGCTGTTGATCACCAGCTATGGCTATGATGCGCAGGGCAATCTGCTCAGCCGCAGTGAGCAGGCGACCACGGATGCCAATGGCAGCAAGGGCTTTGCTGCCACGGTGAGCGGTACGGCCCGTACCTGGACCTATACCTGGAACAGCTTCGGTCAGTTGTTGACCGAGGATGGTCCGCGGACCGATGTGAGTGATGTGACGTCTTATGCCTATGATGCGCAGGGGAATCTGCTGTCGGTCACCGATGCGGCCGGTCTGGTGACGCAGTATGGGGACTATGATGCGCATGGCCGTGCGCAGAAGATCACCGCGCCAAATGGCAAGGTGACCTTGCTGAGCTATCACCCGCGCGGCTGGTTGCTCAAGCGTGATGATGCGGGGCTGATCACCGAGTTTGCTTACGATGGTGTGGGTCAGCTCAAGCAGATTCGCCGTGCCGATGGCAAGGTGCTGGATTACCAGTATGACGATGCGCACCGGCTGATGAAGGTGAGTGATAACCACGGCAACCAGATCCGTTATCAGCGGGATAACGCGGGCAATGTGTTGCTGGAGGAGCACAGTGACAGCAGCGGCCAGCTGGCCAGCCTGCGGCTGCAGCTGGAACCGGCACAGCAGCTGCTGTCTGCGGCACCGAACATGCCCACCGGCCGCAGCTGCAGCGCCCTCTGA